A window of the Hordeum vulgare subsp. vulgare chromosome 5H, MorexV3_pseudomolecules_assembly, whole genome shotgun sequence genome harbors these coding sequences:
- the LOC123400006 gene encoding germin-like protein 9-3 → MASINCCYSLVLVVVALVSAPLAAVAGDPDILTDFVVPTSMIGMPPMNITGDFFTYTGFGAAMNMTPMPMPMPGMQNFTVTKATMMEFPALNGQSVAYAMLKFPSESVNPPHTHPRAAELLLVLDGALSVGFVDTAGKLYTQDLAAGDMFVFPKGLVHYQSNPGQSHAVALSAFGSSAPGTVSVPVTVFGTGVDDAVLAKSFKTDLPTVQKLKAALTPPPKK, encoded by the coding sequence ATGGCGTCCATCAACTGCTGCTACtccttggtgttggtggtggttgcaCTTGTCTCGGCGCCGTTGGCCGCCGTGGCCGGCGACCCGGACATCCTCACCGACTTCGTCGTGCCGACCTCGATGATCGGCATGCCACCGATGAACATCACCGGCGACTTCTTCACCTACACCGGCTTCGGCGCCGCCATGAACATGACGCCGATGCCGATGCCGATGCCGGGAATGCAGAACTTCACGGTGACCAAGGCCACCATGATGGAATTCCCTGCGCTCAACGGGCAGAGCGTGGCCTACGCCATGCTCAAGTTCCCCTCCGAATCCGTCAACCCGCCGCACACCCACCCCCGGGCCGCCGAGCTGCTGCTCGTCCTTGACGGCGCGCTCTCCGTCGGCTTCGTCGACACGGCCGGCAAGCTCTACACGCAGGACCTGGCTGCCGGCGACATGTTCGTGTTCCCCAAGGGACTGGTGCACTACCAGTCCAACCCGGGGCAAAGCCACGCCGTCGCGCTCTCCGCATTCGGCAGCTCCGCGCCCGGCACCGTGTCCGTGCCCGTCACCGTCTTCGGCACCGGCGTCGATGACGCTGTGCTCGCCAAGTCATTCAAGACCGACCTGCCCACCGTGCAGAAGCTCAAGGCCGCGCTCACTCCACCTCCCAAGAAGTGA